One genomic window of Monodelphis domestica isolate mMonDom1 chromosome 1, mMonDom1.pri, whole genome shotgun sequence includes the following:
- the LOC130457374 gene encoding YTH domain-containing protein 1-like, with the protein MAASNRDEKDGDFNVLDYILGEAYDQDDSLCHPEMEQDENEERASKRRCDRMETTQRESQESPEWSRELTPEPPGSPMSTEPCGSPREQTAVGKRRVQSRSESSTADGSQSLGQDVDRWHSRSQLPSKEESGCVEYDREIGSRNCSEEERSAAAGSSTDGSEEKKQGRKRARGIASIVFRRSPSCASESSAGPRSKHKRSSSSVAAVPEDPTRRLRYILRDARFFLIKSSNRENISLAKARGIWSTLPANEKKLNAAFRSARNVILIFSVTESGAFQGFARLCSESHHGGPPIHWVLPEGMNLKTLGGVFRIAWICRHELPFTKCVHLTNALNGHKPVKIGRDGQEVDLECATELCLLFPPDEGVDLYQVMGDRHHQVRVLSPLRSRGLPPRREADRDARRRRRSEDDEVHNSRKRPRMDYAPGFRERPARREDARHPAADRRFSGVARGVFMKGSYEDDLRAFHNSRPPRPMRDMSPGRGRGQPSYRAGHQQRALPFQDSRSGRRPVPQEARHRGQPACDSDRRVEDFLRETRAIFGSQRRRPREWDRPGECDSSPYGRRDREAREWRERRRDEERRERRRRERRLTRCSCPEHLPFIS; encoded by the exons ATGGCCGCCAGCAATCGGGATgagaaagatggagattttaatgttttggacTATATCTTAGGAGAGGCATACGATCAGGATGACTCTTTGTGTCACCCTGAAATGgaacaagatgaaaatgaggaacgggcctccaaaagaagatgtgatcGAATGGAAACTACCCAACGCGAGAGTCAAGAATCCCCTGAGTGGTCCCGAGAATTGACTCCAGAGCCACCTGGCTCACCTATGAGCACAGAGCCATGTGGAAGTCCACGTGAACAGACTGCAGTCGGGAAAAGGCGCGTGCAAAGCAGGTCTGAGTCTTCCACAGCGGACGGCTCCCAGAGCCTTGGGCAGGATGTTGATAGGTGGCACAGCAGGTCCCAGCTGCCTTCCAAAGAAGAATCAGGCTGTGTGGAATATGACCGTGAGATCGGCAGCAGGAACTGTTCCgaagaagaga GGTCAGCCGCCGCTGGTTCTAGCACTGAtggatcagaggagaaaaagcaaggaaggaagagagcccgAGGCATAGCTTCAATTGTTTTTCGCAGAAGTCCAAGTTGTGCATCGGAATCATCTGCAGGTCCGCGAAGCAAGCACAAGAGATCATCATCTTCCGTTGCTGCTGTTCCGGAAGACCCCACGAGGAGGCTTCGATATATTCTGCGGGATGCGAGATTCTTCCTCATAAAGAGCAGCAACCGTGAAAACATCTCCCTTGCCAAAGCCAGGGGTATATGGTCGACCCTGccagcaaatgaaaagaaactgaatgctgCATTCCGATCTGcaagaaatgtcattttgatattttccgtGACAGAGAGTGGAGCTTTTCAAGGCTTTGCGAGACTCTGTTCAGAATCCCACCACGGAGGACCTCCTATACATTGGGTTTTGCCTGAAGGCATGAATCTTAAGACCCTTGGAGGGGTCTTCAGAATTGCCTGGATTTGCAGGCACGAATTGCCCTTCACCAAATGTGTTCACCTTACCAACGCTTTGAATGGACATAAGCCAGTTAAAATTGGACGTGACGGTCAGGAAGTTGACCTCGAATGTGCAACGGAGCtatgtctcctctttccccccgaTGAAGGCGTTGACCTGTATCAGGTCATGGGTGACAGGCACCACCAGGTAAGAGTGCTTTCACCCTTGCGTTCCAGAGGACTTCCACCCCGCCGAGAAGCGGACCGGGATGCGAGAAGGCGTCGTCGGTCAGAAGATGATGAGGTTCATAACAGCAGGAAGAGACCGAGGATGGACTACGCCCCTGGGTTTCGTGAGAGACCAGCGCGTAGGGAGGACGCACGCCATCCAGCAGCGGACAGAAGATTTTCAGGAGTTGCCAGAGGTGTTTTCATGAAGGGCTCCTACGAGGATGACCTGAGAGCATTTCACAACAGCAGGCCACCAAGGCCAATGCGGGACATGTCCCCTGGTCGAGGAAGGGGACAGCCTTCCTACCGCGCTGGCCACCAGCAGCGTGCTCTCCCTTTCCAGGACTCTCGGTCAGGACGTCGACCTGTGCCACAGGAAGCAAGACACAGAGGTCAACCAGCATGTGATTCTGATAGGCGCGTAGAGGACTTCCTGCGTGAAACACGAGCTATCTTTGGCTCTCAGAGACGGAGACCCCGTGAATGGGATCGACCCGGAGAATGTGATAGTTCCCCATATGGCCGGAGAGACAGGGAGGCGCGTGAATggcgagagaggaggagagacgaggagagaagagagaggagaagacggGAGAGGAGACTGACGCGATGCAGCTGCCCCGAACATCTTCCATTCATCTCCTGA